The following are encoded together in the Candidatus Binatia bacterium genome:
- a CDS encoding phosphotransferase, with protein sequence MTQNVEPQDVGPVAERHRFDEQALARWLERNLEGYRGPLRVQQFAGGQSNPTFFLTEGDRHLVLRKKPPGQLLPSAHAVDREFRVQKALASVGFPVPRVLVLCEDTSVIGQMFYVMEWVQGRILRDPLLPGMEPAERRAIYDAMNETLARLHTIDPAAIGLGDFGKPGNYFQRQIARWIKQYEASKTDEIESFNRLVEWLPSNIPPGDETRIAHGDFRLENMVIHPTEPRVLAVLDWELSTLGHPLADLGYNVMNYFTPKGYGASLADQDLDALGIPTVEEYVAAYCRRTGRERIDNLEFYVVFALFRLAAIAQGIAMRARTGNASSDNAEAVGRLAGSLADAAWQLAQRR encoded by the coding sequence GTGACACAGAACGTTGAACCTCAAGACGTTGGCCCGGTCGCAGAGCGACACCGCTTCGACGAGCAGGCGCTCGCGCGCTGGCTCGAGCGGAACCTCGAAGGCTACCGCGGGCCGCTGCGCGTGCAGCAGTTCGCCGGCGGCCAGTCCAATCCGACCTTCTTCTTGACGGAGGGCGACCGCCACCTGGTGCTGCGCAAGAAGCCGCCAGGACAGCTCCTGCCGTCGGCGCACGCCGTCGACCGCGAGTTCCGCGTGCAGAAGGCGCTCGCGAGCGTCGGCTTCCCCGTGCCGCGGGTCCTCGTGCTGTGCGAGGACACCTCGGTGATCGGTCAGATGTTCTACGTCATGGAGTGGGTACAGGGTCGCATCCTGCGCGACCCGCTGCTGCCGGGCATGGAGCCCGCCGAGCGCCGCGCGATCTACGACGCGATGAACGAGACGCTCGCGCGGCTGCACACGATCGATCCGGCGGCGATCGGGCTCGGGGACTTCGGCAAGCCGGGCAACTACTTCCAGCGCCAGATCGCGCGCTGGATCAAGCAGTACGAGGCCTCGAAGACCGACGAGATCGAGTCCTTCAACCGCCTCGTCGAGTGGCTGCCGAGCAACATCCCGCCCGGCGACGAGACGCGCATCGCGCACGGCGACTTCCGGCTCGAGAACATGGTGATCCATCCCACGGAGCCGCGCGTGCTCGCCGTGCTCGACTGGGAGCTCTCGACGCTCGGCCACCCGCTCGCCGACCTCGGCTACAACGTCATGAACTACTTCACGCCGAAGGGCTACGGCGCGAGCCTCGCGGACCAGGACCTCGACGCGCTCGGCATCCCGACGGTCGAGGAGTACGTTGCCGCGTACTGCCGACGCACCGGCCGCGAGCGGATCGACAACCTCGAGTTCTACGTCGTCTTCGCGCTCTTCCGCTTGGCGGCGATCGCGCAGGGCATCGCGATGCGCGCCAGGACCGGCAACGCGAGCTCGGACAACGCGGAGGCGGTGGGTCGGCTCGCGGGTAGCCTCGCCGACGCCGCCTGGCAGCTCGCGCAGCGTCGCTGA
- a CDS encoding LLM class flavin-dependent oxidoreductase has translation MPITLSCAFATSSESHEHARIAEQLGYKRAWFYDSPALYPDVWVQLCRAAERTSRIGLGTGVLVPSLRHPMVTASAIATLVSLAGEERVAIGIGSGFTGRLTLGQRPLKWTYVRSYVTTLRALLRGEQVEWEGGVLQMIHPEGYAPRRPINVPIVIAAAGPKGIAAARELGDGVFGAPMPIPGFDWSVALTFGTVLEPGEDPGSPRVLAAAGHALPVLFHFALENKQLDLLPNGKEWAQAYADVPERVRHLALHDRHLIAINDRDRPFVTGELLAGSGFAMTREGWRERIAQLEAAGATEIAYQPAGPDVPRELEAFASLFA, from the coding sequence ATGCCGATCACTCTGTCGTGCGCGTTCGCAACCTCGAGCGAGAGCCACGAGCACGCGCGCATCGCCGAGCAGCTCGGCTACAAGCGCGCCTGGTTCTACGACTCGCCCGCGCTCTACCCCGACGTCTGGGTGCAGCTCTGCCGCGCCGCGGAGCGCACCTCGCGCATCGGCCTCGGCACGGGCGTGCTGGTGCCGAGCCTGCGCCATCCGATGGTGACGGCGTCGGCGATCGCGACGCTGGTGTCGCTCGCCGGCGAGGAGCGCGTCGCGATCGGCATCGGCTCGGGCTTCACCGGACGGCTCACGCTCGGGCAGCGGCCGCTCAAGTGGACCTACGTGCGCTCCTACGTGACCACGCTGCGCGCGCTGCTGCGCGGCGAGCAGGTCGAGTGGGAGGGCGGCGTCCTGCAGATGATCCACCCCGAAGGCTACGCGCCGCGCCGTCCGATCAACGTGCCGATCGTCATCGCCGCCGCCGGCCCGAAGGGCATCGCCGCGGCACGCGAGCTCGGCGACGGCGTGTTCGGCGCGCCGATGCCGATCCCGGGCTTCGACTGGAGCGTCGCGCTGACCTTCGGCACCGTGCTCGAGCCGGGCGAGGACCCCGGCTCGCCGCGCGTGCTCGCCGCCGCCGGTCACGCGCTGCCGGTGCTGTTCCACTTCGCGCTCGAGAACAAGCAGCTCGACCTGCTGCCGAACGGCAAGGAGTGGGCGCAGGCCTACGCCGACGTGCCCGAGCGCGTGCGGCACCTCGCGCTGCACGACCGTCACCTGATCGCGATCAACGACCGCGACCGTCCGTTCGTCACCGGCGAGCTGCTGGCCGGGAGCGGCTTCGCGATGACGCGCGAGGGCTGGCGCGAGCGCATCGCGCAGCTCGAGGCGGCGGGCGCGACCGAGATCGCGTACCAGCCGGCGGGGCCGGACGTGCCGCGCGAGCTCGAGGCGTTCGCGTCGCTGTTTGCGTGA